In the Colletotrichum lupini chromosome 1, complete sequence genome, one interval contains:
- a CDS encoding CFEM domain-containing protein: MAFFFPFHPPTKLTHQQSFTMKSSIILGAGLLSGAMAQGACGTGCISAMQGLASDLGCTAGDNACLCRNPNFAYGIRDCSFQSCAQSSDAEAAVASGIELCRQAGVVVTVIPGATVTQPTGTVTATAVPVVSSIFSEITSGGSTLTTLLGVTTLTGAASGGGESATPSPVSTSTFTTVITSGESTITSTGETTLFGVGGVPGATSLPQTAVTTEPIVSTIASDGSVITSTIGSTTVLSSLTGGEASSALSSQASEATGATTTTGGSGSASGSATGTAASSSSSGLAKQTAVPVAGFLAAAGFAAMFI, translated from the exons ATGGCCTTCTTTTTCCCCTTCCACCCACCCACAAAGTT AACCCATCAACAATCATTCACAATGAAGTCTTCCATCATCCTCGGTGCTGGCCTTCTTTCTGGTGCCATGGCTCAGGGCGCCTGTGGC ACTGGCTGTATCTCCGCCATGCAGGGTCTCGCCTCTGACCTGGGCTGCACCGCTGGCGACAACGCCTGCCTCTGCCGCAACCCTAACTTCGCCTATGGCATTCGCGACTGCTCTTTCCAGAGCTGCGCTCAGTCTTCTGATGCTGAGGCCGCTGTCGCCTCTGGCATTGAGCTCTGCCGCC AGGCCGGTGTCGTTGTCACCGTTATCCCTGGTGCCACTGTCACTCAGCCTACTGGCACCGTCACTGCCACCGCTGTTCCGGTCGTTTCCTCGATCTTCTCTGAGATCACCTCTGGTGGCAGCACTCTCACCACCCTCCTTGGTGTTACCACCCTCACCGGTGCTGCCTCTGGTGGCGGCGAGTCTGCGACCCCTAGCCCGGTTTCCACCTCCACCTTCACCACTGTCATTACCAGCGGCGAGTCCACCATCACCTCCACTGGCGAGACCACCCTCTTCGGTGTTGGCGGTGTCCCTGGTGCCACCTCCCTTCCCCAGACCGCTGTCACTACCGAGCCTATTGTTAGCACCATCGCCTCTGATGGCAGCGTTATCACCTCCACCATCGGCTCGACCACTGTCCTTTCCTCCCTCACTGGAGGCGAGGCTTCCAGCGCTCTCTCCAGCCAGGCTAGCGAGGCTACTGgtgccaccaccaccactggCGGCTCTGGCTCTGCTTCCGGTTCTGCCACTGGCACCGCTGccagctccagctccagcGGCCTT
- a CDS encoding ribonucleotide reductase gives MFVRKRDGRQERVQFDKITARVSRLCYGLDMDHVDPVAITQKVISGVYGGVTTVQLDDLAAETAAYMTVTHPDYAILAARIAVSNLHKQTKKQWSSVISDLYHYVNPRNNRASPMIAKETYDAVMRHKEELDSAIVYDRDFNYQYFGFKTLERSYLLKLDGKIAERPQHMIMRVAVGIWGDNVERVIETYNLMSSKFFTHASPTLFNAGTPQCQLSSCFLVDMKEDSIEGIYDTLKTCAMISKMAGGIGLNAHRIRATGSYIAGTNGTSNGVIPMLRVFNNTARYVDQGGNKRPGAFAIYLEPWHADVFEFMDLRKNHGKEEVRARDLFLALWIPDLFMKRVEKNADWTLMCPNECPGLADCYGEEFEALYEKYEREGKGRKTIKAQKLWYAILEAQTETGNPFMLYKDAANRKSNQKNLGTIRSSNLCTEIIEYCAPDEVAVCNLASLALPTFVDYNDGVYDFQKLHEVTQVVVRNLNKIIDVNHYPVPEARNSNMRHRPIGLGVQGLADAFLALRMPFESPEARDLNKKIFETIYHAALTMSVQLAKEEGTYSTYEGSPISQGILQYDMWNVKPSDLWDWDSLKEQIKEHGVRNSLLVAPMPTASTSQILGNNECFEPYTSNIYQRRVLAGEFQVVNPWLLKDLVDMGLWSDAMKNRIIAENGSIQNIPNIPAEVKALYKTVWEISQRTVVQMAADRGAFIDQSQSLNIHMKDPTMGKITSMHFAGWKLGLKTGMYYLRTQAASAPIQFTVDQEALKIADAAVGKALKKRAPPPGHVAAPVVNVPRPMYAKKDSSSSQDNGIPTPSVTPPPPRTAPAQKPDNFTADVVEGDSPRALPTEPAETLKIEELPVSGSKTPDAEDKTEESKERELDIYSEAVLACSIENPESCIMCSG, from the exons ATGTTCGTGAGGAAGCGCG ACGGGCGCCAGGAGCGCGTCCAGTTCGACAAGATTACTGCCAGAGTGTCCAGGCTATGCTATGGCCTCGACATGGACCACGTTGACCCGGTTGCCATCACCCAAAAGGTTATCTCCGGTGTTTACGGTGGTGTCACGACTGTGCAGCTTGATGACTTG GCCGCCGAGACTGCCGCATACATGACTGTCACCCACCCCGACTATGCCATCCTCGCTGCCCGCATAGCTGTCTCCAACCTCCACAAGCAGACCAAGAAGCAATGGTCTTCGGTCATTAGCGACCTCTACCACTATGTCAACCCCAGAAACAACCGGGCGTCTCCCATGATTGCCAAGGAGACATACGATGCCGTCATGAGACACAAGGAAGAGCTCGACTCTGCCATTGTCTATGACCGTGACTTCAACTACCAATACTTCGGCTTCAAGACCCTGGAGAGATCATACCTGCTCAAGCTTGATGGCAAGATTGCCGAGAGACCCCAGCACATGATCATGCGTGTTGCTGTCGGCATCTGGGGTGATAACGTCGAGCGCGTCATCGAGACCTACAACCTCATGTCCAGCAAGTTCTTCACCCACGCCTCCCCCACACTCTTCAACGCTGGTACCCCCCAGTGCCAGCTATCTTCATGCTTCCTCGTCGACATGAAGGAAGACTCTATTGAGGGTATCTACGACACCCTCAAGACCTGCGCCATGATCTCCAAAATGGCTGGTGGCATTGGTCTCAACGCTCACCGTATCCGTGCAACTGGCTCCTATATTGCCGGCACCAACGGCACCTCGAACGGTGTCATTCCCATGCTTCGTGTCTTTAACAACACTGCTCGCTACGTCGACCAGGGTGGCAACAAGCGTCCTGGCGCTTTCGCCATTTACCTTGAGCCCTGGCACGCTGACGTCTTCGAGTTTATGGACTTGCGCAAGAACCATGGCAAGGAGGAGGTCCGTGCCCGTGACCTTTTCCTCGCTCTCTGGATCCCCGATCTGTTCATGAAGAGAGTCGAGAAGAACGCCGACTGGACCCTCATGTGCCCCAATGAGTGCCCTGGCCTGGCTGACTGCTACGGCGAGGAGTTCGAGGCCTTGTACGAGAAGTACGAGCGCGAGGGCAAGGGTCGCAAGACCATCAAGGCCCAGAAGCTTTGGTATGCCATCCTCGAGGCTCAGACCGAGACTGGCAACCCCTTCATGCTTTACAAGGATGCTGCCAACCGCAAGAGCAACCAGAAGAACCTCGGAACTATCCGCAGCTCCAACCTCTGCACTGAGATCATCGAGTACTGCGCACCCGATGAGGTCGCTGTCTGCAACTTGGCTTCCCTTGCCCTGCCCACCTTCGTTGACTACAACGATGGTGTCTACGACTTCCAGAAGCTTCACGAGGTCACTCAGGTCGTTGTCCGCAACTTGAACAAGATCATTGATGTCAACCACTACCCCGTTCCCGAGGCTCGCAACAGCAACATGCGTCACCGCCCCATTGGTCTTGGTGTCCAGGGTCTTGCTGATGCTTTCCTCGCCCTTCGCATGCCTTTCGAGTCTCCTGAGGCCCGTGATCTCAACAAGAAGATCTTCGAGACCATCTACCATGCTGCTCTGACCATGTCTGTTCAGCTGGCCAAGGAGGAGGGCACTTACTCCACGTACGAGGGCTCCCCTATCTCCCAGGGTATCCTCCAGTACGACATGTGGAACGTCAAGCCCTCTGACCTCTGGGATTGGGACTCTCTGAAGGAGCAGATCAAGGAGCACGGTGTGCGCAACAGTTTGCTCGTTGCTCCCATGCCTACTGCCTCCACTTCGCAGATCTTGGGCAACAACGAGTGCTTCGAGCCCTACACCTCCAACATCTACCAACGTCGTGTTCTTGCCGGCGAGTTCCAGGTTGTCAACCCCTGGTTGTTGAAGGATCTCGTCGACATGGGCCTGTGGTCCGATGCCATGAAGAACCGTATCATCGCCGAGAATGGTTCTATCCAGAACATCCCCAACATTCCCGCTGAGGTCAAGGCTCTGTACAAGACTGTCTGGGAGATATCCCAGCGCACCGTTGTCCAGATGGCTGCCGACCGTGGTGCCTTCATCGACCAGTCCCAGTCCCTCAACATCCACATGAAGGACCCGACAATGGGCAAGATCACCAGTATGCACTTCGCCGGCTGGAAGCTTGGTCTCAAGACGGGCATGTACTACCTGCGTACGCAGGCAGCTTCTGCCCCTATTCAGTTCACCGTCGACCAAGAGGCGCTCAAGATCGCTGACGCCGCCGTCGGCAAGGCTCTCAAGAAGCGTGCGCCTCCTCCTGGCCACGTCGCCGCCCCTGTCGTGAATGTCCCCAGGCCCATGTACGCAAAGAAggactcttcttcttctcaggACAACGGCATCCCTACCCCCAGCGtcacccctcctcctcccagaACTGCCCCGGCTCAGAAGCCTGACAACTTCACTGCCGATGTCGTCGAGGGTGACAGCCCTCGCGCGCTCCCCACTGAGCCCGCTGAGACTCTCAAGATTGAGGAGCTGCCCGTCTCCGGCAGCAAGACCCCCGATGCTGAGGACAAGACCGAGGAGAGCAAGGAGAGAGAGTTAGATATCTACTCCGAGGCCGTGCTTGCCT GCAGCATCGAAAACCCCGAGTCCTGCATCATGTGCAGCGGCTGA
- a CDS encoding regulatory protein Cys-3, whose protein sequence is MTGEFNFHDFTNPYPASGVPPFAEGLGNLQPLQPNPQPTYAPPPVSQQHNHHYAAPTPSAAETRTPESLNGVSRPGHSFEEQSRVAAEEDKRRRNTAASARFRIKKKQREQALEKSAKEMSDKVSALEQRINLLETENRWLKNLVMEKNEGSEDIASMLKEFQNKQTKTTATSSDSLKAEEAK, encoded by the coding sequence ATGACAGGCGAATTCAACTTTCACGATTTCACCAACCCCTACCCTGCCTCGGGCGTCCCGCCCTTCGCCGAAGGCCTGGGTAACCTTCAACCTCTCCAGCCTAACCCGCAACCCACCTACGCACCGCCTCCTGTATCTCAGCAGCACAACCACCACTATGCTGCTCCCACGCCTTCTGCCGCCGAGACCAGAACTCCTGAGTCCTTGAACGGAGTCAGCAGGCCCGGCCACAGCTTCGAGGAGCAGTCTCGCGTTGCCGCAGAGGAGGATAAGCGCAGGAGAAATACCGCCGCCAGCGCCAGGTTCCGCATCAAGAAGAAGCAGCGTGAGCAGGCTCTCGAGAAGAGCGCCAAGGAGATGTCGGACAAGGTCTCGGCTTTGGAGCAGCGCATCAACCTTCTCGAAACCGAGAACCGCTGGCTCAAGAACCTCGTCATGGAGAAGAACGAGGGCAGCGAGGACATTGCTTCTATGCTCAAGGAATTCCAGAACAAGCAAACCAAGACGACCGCGACATCTTCGGACTCTCTCAAGGCTGAGGAGGCAAAGTAG
- a CDS encoding aminotransferase class I and II, translating into MFSNRKFSINRHTGVPKPRRFSVGEVGGNEVQSKTHRQFRNAHEGHQPHAGLDASRASTGVVWCTERASEYGFLEEPDAWANLGQGAPEVEDDIAGCFPRPTTIDISMAGREYGPTAGIRELREAVANLYNVMHREGKDSKYTWENVAIVPGGRAGLIRIAAVLGNSYLSFFLPDYTAYNEMLSLFKNFSAIPVPLAEEDGYHIHPDRIAEEISRGSSVILTSNPRNPTGRVVANPELAEIQDICRGRATFVSDEFYSGYNYTSNCDGSTISAAENVEDVDEDDVLIIDGLTKRFRLPGWRVAWILGPKEYIKAIGSCGSYLDGGANHPFQEAAIPMLDPTLVKTEMISLQKHFRDKRDYVVRRLREMGFIIKYVPDSTFYLWLNLEGLPEAIADGLNFFQACLEEKVIVVPGIFFDLNPSRRRDLFDSPCHHFVRFSYGPKMETLKKGCDGIERVVNKFRKSSD; encoded by the exons ATGTTCAGCAATCGCAAGTTCTCCATCAACCGGCACACCGGTGTGCCCAAGCCAAGACGCTTCAGTGTCGGCGAGGTTGGAGGCAATG AGGTCCAGTCAAAGACTCACAGACAGTTCCGTAATGCCCACGAAGGCCACCAGCCCCACGCCGGTCTCGATGCTAGCCGTGCCTCCACCGGTGTCGTTTGGTGTACTGAGCGTGCCTCCGAGTACGGTTTTCTCGAGGAGCCCGATGCTTGGGCCAACTTAGGCCAGGGTGCCCCCGAAGTTGAGGATGATATTGCTGGCTGCTTTCCCCGTCCCACCACTATCGATATCTCCATGGCCGGTCGCGAGTATGGCCCTACAGCCGGTATCAGAGAACTCCGCGAGGCTGTTGCCAACCTCTACAACGTAATGCACCGCGAGGGCAAGGATAGCAAGTACACTTGGGAGAACGTCGCAATCGTCCCTGGTGGTCGCGCCGGTCTAATTCGTATCGCTGCCGTTCTCGGGAACTCCTACCTCTCTTTCTTCTTGCCCGATTACACGGCGTACAACGAGATGCTGTCTCTCTTCAAGAAC TTCTCCGCCATCCCTGTCCCTCTCGCCGAGGAGGACGGCTACCACATCCACCCTGACCGCATCGCTGAGGAGATCTCCCGTGGTTCTTCTGTCATTCTGACCTCGAACCCCCGCAACCCCACCGGCCGTGTCGTTGCCAACCCCGAGTTGGCCGAGATCCAGGATATTTGCCGTGGCCGCGCCACCTTCGTCAGCGACGAGTTCTACTCCGGCTACAACTATACGAGCAACTGTGACGGCAGTACCATCTCTGCTGCTGAGAACGTCGAGGACGTCGATGAGGACGATGTTCTCATTATCGACGGCTTGACCAAGCGCTTCAGACTGCCCGGCTGGCGTGTTGCGTGGATCCTTGGTCCCAAGG AATACATCAAGGC CATTGGCTCTTGCGGCAGCTACCTTGACGGTGGTGCCAACCACCCCTTCCAGGAGGCGGCAATCCCCATGCTTGACCCTACTCTCGTCAAGACGGAGATGATCTCCTTGCAAAAGCACTTCCGC GACAAGCGTGACTACGTCGTTCGCAGACTCCGCGAAATGGGATTCATCATTAAATACGTCCCCGACTCCACTTTCTACCT CTGGCTCAACCTTGAGGGTCTTCCTGAGGCCATTGCCGACGGTCTCAACTTCTTCCAGGCCTGTCTTGAGGAGAAGGTCATCGTCGTGCCTGGTATCTTCTTCGACCTGAACCCCTCCAGACGCCGTGATCTCTTCGACAGCCCTTGCCACCACTTCGTCCGTTTCTCCTACGGCCCCAAGATGGAGACCCTGAAGAAGGGATGCGACGGTATTGAGCGTGTCGTTAACAAGTTCCGCAAGTCGTCTGACTAG
- a CDS encoding TatD family hydrolase, whose product MRGFSPLFLTRARPQQLIQPLHRSFLSSPSPILTMATPTEACKPAYQPRYIDIGINLADPIFRGLHHGKQRHPNDLAGVISRAKEVGCTKLIVTGSDFTSSRDALDIAKDYPGVVYTTIGIHPCSSAIFSSSDDAAEGINTDPDPEKPISEHHEPDPKKTEAIIAELRDLINESTASHSGVVAFGEFGLDYDRLHYCSKKVQIHAFAAQLDLVLETKPQLPLFLHSRAAHADFVQLLKDKFGDKLEKLEKGGVVHSFTGSMQEAKELMDLGLYIGINGCSFKTEENCEVVKQIGLDRMMIETDGPWCEIRPSHFGYKYLIEKKPEVNGTAQDAANGTATPEVPAPKPQPKKKNQKKEPEVPERFKVVKKEKWEEGAMIKGRNEPCMIERVAKAVAGIKGVEVEDICEAAWRNTVKVFGVE is encoded by the exons ATGAGAGGATTCTCACCTCTGTTCCTCACCAGAGCACGGCCGCAACAGTTGATTCAACCATTGCATAGAAGCTTTCTGTCATCGCCATCACCCATACTCACAATGGCCACTCCCACAGAGGCCTGTAAGCCGGCATACCAGCCCCGCTATATTGAT ATTGGCATCAACTTGGCCGATCCCATCTTCAGAGGTCTGCACCACGGCAAGCAACGGCACCCTAACGACCTTGCCGGGGTCATCTCAAGAGCGAAGGAAGTCGGATGCACCAAGCTGATAGTCACGGGGTCCGACTTCACCAGCTCCAGAGATGCCCTGGATATTGCAAAAGACTACC CTGGCGTCGTGTATACGACGATCGGAATCCACCCCTGCAGCAGCGCAATCTTCAGCAGCTCGGACGATGCCGCAGAGGGCATTAACACGGATCCGGACCCCGAGAAGCCGATCTCTGAGCACCACGAGCCGGATCCGAAGAAGACGGAGGCCATCATAGCCGAGCTTCGTGACCTCATCAACGAGTCGACCGCCTCCCACTCCGGCGTCGTCGCCTTTGGGGAGTTCGGGCTCGACTACGACCGCCTGCACTACTGCTCAAAGAAGGTTCAGATCCACGCTTTCGCAGCGCAGCTTGATCTCGTGCTCGAGACGAAGCCTCAGCTGCCCCTTTTCCTACACTCTAGAGCAGCACACGCGGACTTCGTCCAATTACTCAAGGACAAGTTTGGGGACAAGCTCGAGAAGCTGGAAAAGGGCGGCGTTGTGCACAGCTTCACTGGTTCCATGCAGGAAGCCAAGGAGTTGATGGATCTGGGCTTGTACATTGGCATCAATGGGTGCAGTTTCAAGACCGAGGAGAACTGTGAAGTCGTCAAGCAGATCGGCCTGGACAGGATGATGATTGAGACCGATGGCCCCTGGTGCGAAATTAGACCGAGCCATTTCGGCTACAAGTATCTCATTGAGAAAAAGCCGGAGGTTAACGGCACCGCTCAAGATGCTGCCAACGGGACTGCAACCCCAGAAGTCCCAGCTCCGAAGCCTCagcccaagaagaagaatcaGAAAAAGGAACCTGAAGTGCCGGAGCGCTTCAAGGTCGTCAAGAAGGAGAAGTGGGAGGAAGGAGCCATGATCAAGGGCCGTAACGAGCCATGCATGATTGAGCGTGTAGCTAAAGCCGTGGCGGGTATTAAGGGAGTCGAGGTTGAGGACATTTGCGAAGCCGCTTGGAGAAATACTGTCAAGGTTTTCGGCGTAGAATAG